The sequence below is a genomic window from Meles meles chromosome 3, mMelMel3.1 paternal haplotype, whole genome shotgun sequence.
AGACGCTTCAAGGGGCTAAATGAGGCAGGGAATGTAGATAAGCCATATGGTGGCAGCCTTGCTAACCTACACAGAGCCCACTTTTCAGGGTACAGAACCACCAAAGGTTATTACAGAATTCACCTAGTTGGAGTTTGTGTAACTACTGCTGGTTTGTTCAAGAGACTGGTTATTTTTCCCTCTGTAACCCTGGGATCTGGCACAGTACCCAGTCCAGGGAATATCAAAGCTTTCTCTTCAGTTAAGTAGTATGTATCATCCAATTCTCAAGTCAGACCAAAGTAGGGAAGGCAGCTTATCAATGCTTCTCAATGGGACTGGGGGACACATCCTATTTGTCAAACTCAGGGAGGAGGTGCTACCAGCATCTAGTGAGCAGAGGCTAGAGATACTAAAAACATCCTAAAATGCACAAGAGAgcctccacaacaaagaattaacCAGcaccaaatgtcaatagtgccaaaaCCAAGTAACCCTGTGCTTAGCATAACTGCAGATAGTAAAGAAAACACTAAGTTCAACCCTAAACTGTTCCAAAAACAGACCAAAGGAGGCTAAAATTATAGGAAAAGTTCAGACTCCTCCGGACACACATCCCATCAGAGGAAAATACAACTCGTGCTGAAGGaacctaaggggaaaaaaagtgacaGGGCTCAAATGAAGGGAGAAGAATGAAGCAGCTCTGTATGTAAATACTCAgtgtaggaagaaaaaaaacaatacacAGGGAAGAATATGGAATGTTCCCACCAAATTAACAGGCCCAGTCAATGCCATTTATTATACATGTTGAACAGTCTCTGAGACCCAAAGGCTCCcatatgaagtttttttttttcctttttcttttttgcatcaAACAGGTTCTTCCAAGAGCCTGctcacaaggaagaaaaaaaaaagagtaatcctcaacaaaatgaaacaaaacaggaaaagctGAACAGTCTACATATGAAAAACAAAGGTTAAAAAACTCACCAGACAAAAACCACACCAAACACTCGTCCCATTTAATTTCCTGTTACATGCACTGAGGGAGCCAAGAACATCAGAACCCAAGGCAGCAATGTTCTGAGGTTCTAGCTCTGGCTCCCTCTATGTGACAAATTCATGCACACACGCCCGCACATACCACTGACCCAGGCAGaaatacacatgcatgcacaggTGGTAAAGAACCACAGAGGGCTGGGGGGGAAGAGGGCTGGTCAAAAATGTGCTATCAACTGGGCTCTGGGGACTCAGAGAACCCTTCTGCTGCAGGCTAAGCAAgagtcaaaattaaaacaaagggaaaacacAGGATAAATGTAGGATGCTCAGAGAAGAAATTGAACAGATGAAGAGGGAAAGATACAGGGGGAGTTTTGGGAAAGCAGCCTCAGAAGAGGTTTTTCTTTATTGGGAACTCAGGCAGAGGTCCTTCTTTATTGGGAACTCAGGCAGAGGTCCTGTGACTCCAGTGATATACTGAGGCTGAGGGAATATGCCACAGCATTACCTTTGCATCCTGTGCTCTCTCCCAAAGTAGAGGGAAACCACAGTCACCCACCCTCTAGCCCTCCCCATTGTGGCTCTTAAGGACTTTCCCAAGTACCCCCCAAAAaatgaccccccccccacacacacacacacgaagttaGCAAAGAGCCAAGCACAGAAAGCCTCAGTAACTCTTCTTGGTGGAACCAAAGCCAGAGAAGCCCATCACAGCTGCCATCTCATCATCCTCCTCAAATGTCAAGTCCTCCTCAgccctccttttcttctccttctgtttctctttcttgtaGGCTTTGGCCTTTTCCTCCTAGGGGGGAAATCACTCAGAATCAGTTCAGACTCCTGAGCCAAAAGTTGCAAGAGACAAGTGAGTGTCAAGATTCCTTTCTATCTTTAGGAGAAAATAGTTAAAGGCAAGTAAAATTTCAAGAGCAGAGGAAAAGCCACAGTAAAGAttttaaggaacaaaaaagagcaGTTTTAGCCTGTGAAGAGCACTTCTCAGTCCTACATTCCAGTTCATCTCTAGTTCTTAAAAAGGTTATGGAAGGAAAACCACATAATAGCAACTATCACCCTGGGGCACAAAGTATATGCCAGTAATCGATCTAAAAACCTTATGTAGATTATAACCTAAGATCtctgatgggaaaactgaggcatggagaggttaaataactcgCCCAAAAGGCATAGCCAGTAAGTGAAGGAAACAGAATTCTGACCCAGGCAGCCTGGTTCCATGTGCCTCTTGGGGATTAAGTATATTTAATCCCtcctacagttaaaaaaaaaaaaaaaaaagtaggcccagacagtccaggaaaaaaaaaggataggttTATAGCCACATCCTTCAGATCTCAAGAGCCCCAAACAAAGGTAATAAATGTTTCCCGCAATATAGTGAAATTCAGGATACATCTATCCTCTAAGGGTGGGAGTGGAACAAAGAAGAGAGCCTCCTCATGATtcataatataaaattcaaagcTGGTGGACAAAAGATGGAAGGCTAGCAGAGCCTTACCTCTTCTCTgagttctttcattctttcctcaaAATCGtaatctttctgtttctcttccatCTTCTTCTTGTTGACTTCAAAACGTTTCTTCACCTGATCCAAGGTGGAACGTTCCACACGCATAGACATGCCCAGATTTCGCTGATCTGGGTGGGAACAACAGAGAAAAAGGTAATGGCATTACAATAACCTCAGCCCCTCAGAAAGTCTTTGACATTTAAAGAAGTCTCATAAAATGCACATCAAAAATAATTATGACTGGAAAAAAACTCCCTTGGTTTTATTATTCTCAGAAGCAGAAGCTACCGACAGCAAGATCCAAATGACTTTCAACTGCTCTGAGCAAATGCACACTAGTCAGGACAGCTAGGCCTTGGAGAAGAGCACTGTCTGGGCTAGTTGGGAACCTAGAACCTAGAACAGTGTCTCATCTCAGGGCCTCCAAAAACATTAGATAATGAGGTAAAGCATGCCCTGTACTGAAGCCACTGGAGAAATTCTCAGGCATTAAAGAAAGATCCAATTGAAACCACCCTTTCTCCTACCCCACCTCCAAAATCCAGTCCCAGCTCCAGTCACAAACTACCTCCAAGCCTTACGTTTCTTTCCATTAATGTGATCCAGGAAGTTGATAGAGTCCTTCACCACACAGTCGCAGACATTGCAGTAATACCTAGCAAACAGAAGAAACAGCATTTGTGTCAAATCTAGCTATAAGAGCTTAATGTTTTCAACCAATAAACTCATATATTTAGGTAAATCTCCTTTTTACAAGAAGAAGACACTTCTCATTTTCATAAAGTATTACCTCTTAGAAGCGTATGGTAGCCAGCCTCCAAGACGGGCCCCACAATGATCCCTAAATTCCTGGTATTTGTACCTTGGGATATCCCCTCCCAATTTGTACTAGGGTTCATCATGACCAAACGAATACTTCATGGTGCTtagcagctcagtcagttaagcgtctacctttggctcaggtcatgacctcagggtcctggaactgagccctgtgtctggctccctgctcagcagagagtccgcttctccctctgcctgctcctgctctctctctcaaataaataagtaaaatactaaaagttcAATAGTGATGCTATAGCACTTCCAAGATtaggttacattaaaaaaaaaaagtggcttcaGTATTAGTCTATGTCTTATTCTGGGGAAGCAATTACTTTATTGTGAGCAGCACTGTAGAGAGGCCTCCAAAGCACTGTCACATGAAAGAGCTTTGAATCAAATCAATCAGGCCCACTTATGCCTCAAATGAATGCAGACCTAGCAGACACCTTCAATGAAGCCTTGTGAAAACCTAAGCCAGAATCAGAGTTAAGTCTTTCCCAGATTACTTACCCACAGAAATTGTGAGCTACCTGCTGTTTTATGCTGCTTAATTTTGGGTGAACTTGTTAttttacacagcaatagataactaatacagacAGAAATGACATGAGTGGGTTTTCTAGGCAACCCAAAAACATGTCACTCACTGCTATTTTTGCCCTCCTGCTGGAAAACctaaatgaacagagaaatagTGGTGGGCAAAAGATTAGAGTTCTTGCAGGACACTTCTTCCCATGGGTTATAGTCTTGGTCTAGGAGGAAGGTGTACAATCAAGCAATCCATAACAACTACAAAATACTCTGCAGCCAGTATGGAACCTCAACTCCCTTTATTCACCATCAACAGCTCCTAGGCTCCACTCTAGCTCTACCTAATCTCTCCCCCTGGAAATGTCTTCAATagtcctttccttcattttttccttttaagatatgAAGTagtagaggcgcctgggtggctcagtggattaagccgatgatctcagggtcctgggatcgagccccgcatcgggctctctgctccgcggggagcctgcttcctcctctctctctgcctgcctctctgcctacttgtgatctctctgtcaaataaatgaataaaatctttgaaaaaaaaaaaaaaaagatatgaagtaGTAGTTACAGGGCTAATATGAAGAGGCCTACAGAGTGGTCCCCTCCTAAAGACACTACTATGTTGAGGCTTTGgcgggggagaaagaaaaatctaatgGTAGAATTACCATGGTTTGTTTTCCGGGGGCCAGAAAACCTCCTCAACACTTGCTAAAACCAACATAGACCGTTTATTTGGCCTATTTCTGGCTCCTGAGAAAGATTAAAAAGTCACTCACCCTCCCATCTCAGATTGCGGCGTGGTCTTGGTAATGACAATTGTCTTCCCAAGCTTGGATTCCAGGTCCACCTTATAGTCTCTATGTCGGAGAAGCTCTCGTTTGACTGGCTGCACTGGTTTtcctaaaatt
It includes:
- the ZMAT2 gene encoding zinc finger matrin-type protein 2 isoform X1; its protein translation is MSDKFLCLLHPLWTKNLDFRRKWDKDEYEKLAEKRLTEEREKKDGKPVQPVKRELLRHRDYKVDLESKLGKTIVITKTTPQSEMGGYYCNVCDCVVKDSINFLDHINGKKHQRNLGMSMRVERSTLDQVKKRFEVNKKKMEEKQKDYDFEERMKELREEEEKAKAYKKEKQKEKKRRAEEDLTFEEDDEMAAVMGFSGFGSTKKSY
- the ZMAT2 gene encoding zinc finger matrin-type protein 2 isoform X2: MASGSGTKNLDFRRKWDKDEYEKLAEKRLTEEREKKDGKPVQPVKRELLRHRDYKVDLESKLGKTIVITKTTPQSEMGGYYCNVCDCVVKDSINFLDHINGKKHQRNLGMSMRVERSTLDQVKKRFEVNKKKMEEKQKDYDFEERMKELREEEEKAKAYKKEKQKEKKRRAEEDLTFEEDDEMAAVMGFSGFGSTKKSY